AGACGTGTATCTATCTCATCAAAGTCTGTCAATGAATGTCACCTGGCGACAACCCTAAATGTTTTTAGGACTTAATTCGTATTTGATCTGATTCTataaaacacaagcacacacacacacacacacacacacgactgataaTAGTGTAAATGTGGTTAGTATCCAGGTTAacgtatgatggtagagaaagttcatgaggtagtaattacacacacacacacacacacacacacacatgaaaccaAGAAGAGCcgggagtgacttgatcacatcctttaAAGTGTCTGAATGTTTGTTGGCATCAGCCGTGAGTCGTTCGAAAAACCTCAGGCTAAAACAACCGTAGGACGTAATCAAGGAAGGAGcttgttaggaaaaaaaaatatgtaaagaagtacttttgtgaGAGCAGTGGACGAATGAAAAAACTGAGTAATGATGGTAGACGACTAGAGAAACTGAGTAATGATGGTGGACGAATACATGAACTGAGTAATGATGGTGGACgaataaataaagtgagtaatgaTGGTAGACGAATACATAAACTGAGTAATGATGGTAGACGAATAGAGAAACTGAGTAATGATGGTGGACGAATACGTGAACTGAATAATGATGATGGACgaataaataaagtgagtaatgaTGGTGGACGAATGAATAAACTGAGTAATGATGGTAGACGAATAGAGAAACTGAGTAATGATGGTGGACGAATACATGAACTGAGTAATGATGGTGGACGAATACATAAACTGAGTAATGATGGTGGACGAATACATAAACTGAGTAATGATGGTGGACGAATAAATAAACTGTCATGAcactgtgaatgcagacagtatacacaagtttaaaaagttgtctgATAAGAGAAAGTTCAGGGGATGGGGCCACCACTAGTTTGGAGCTCACTCAACGGACCACAGAAATAGGTATCATGCATTATTGATAATGGAAAGCTAAAGTCCCAAGTCCCAACCTTCGCTAAGGGCCCCTAACTCATTAAAGTCCCACGTCTCATTAAAATCTTAGCACCCATTAAAGTTTTAGCTCTTAAGAAAGTCCCGTCTCTCTCGTTAAAAGCCTTACTCATTAAAATCCAAGCTTTCATTAAAGTCCCAGCTCCCTTGAAAGTTCCCAGCTCTCAGTACCTCGAGCTCAGAGTCCCATATCACAGAAAAGACGAGGGAAGACTGACATTTCGACTAAGAGTGGGgagatgatagacagacagacagacagaaagggtGGTCGATCAACTGGTAGAGCTCTGATGACAAAACAGTCGAAGTGGCAGGAAACCACAAAACTGATTGTGCAGCTAGACAGAAATCGATAGCTAAAGTgagggatggaaccatagaaagaCTGACAGGGACGATTATACAGAAAGACAGGAACAAAAAGACCCTTCCACAGAGACAGAAATACAGGTACAcaaagacggacagacagacagacgtgcagTTTGTATGAGGACGGAGACAGAGTGACAGACGCAATGACAGGTGCCTTCCATACACCAGGTTGCTACTATTGGTGCTTAAGGCCGTACTCCTCAGACTACGAGTGTTGCGACGGAGGCCACTCAGCCGAGGAAGGTGAGTAGTTCCTTAGAGGTGAGTGGGTCGTTCCCTTTTTGGTAGGTCGCTCTTTGGAGGCGAGTGAGTCGTCCATTGTTGATGGGTCACTCTTTGGAGGCGAGTGAGTCGTCTCTTGTTGGTGAGTCGCTCCTTAGAGGCGGGTGATTGGTGGGTTGCCCCTTGGAGGTGACTGAGCTGTCCTTTATTGGTGGGTCGTTCCTCGTAGGCGGGTCGTCATTTATAGGTTAAGATTCATTGGTGGGCAGTAGGCCAATGGCAGGTGACGGTGAGTCATACGGAGACACAGGTGAGgcggttgagggagggagtgctgGGAAGGAAGGAGGCGAAGACGACTCGTCTCTGACCGCACTGAATCTGGAGGACTTGTAGAAAGCTCacgggggatggtgaggaggaggaggaggaggaggttgccggCGCTCGACTCCTTGGGATGTATAAACAAAGGAATCACGTTGTGTTAGTGCTGGCGCGACGGCTTTCATTACACACCAGCTGGAGACCTGCCAATATCGAGACTTGTGAGGCTTTAATCTGATAGTGATTATTAAAGATTCAGGTTGAGgagggggcggagagagagagagagagagagagagagagagagagagagagagagagagagagagagagagagagagagagagagagagagagagagagagagagagagagagagaggacagggaagTAACATCGTCAGCAAACTCTTCGTTGGCTATGACTTTCCCCCATGACTTGCACgaccgacacccacccacccaccctccttttcACTGGGTTTCCACCGCCGTCACTACCAGGTCTGCTGCCACCACCGACACTGTCACcagtgccaccatcaccaacactacaacaaccagtaccaccatcacccacgccaCTACCAGTGTCACGACgaaccaccaccttcactgtcatcacaacccacaaccaccagcTCTACCATcggctccatcaccaccatcactactaccattattatcatcatcatcacagccatcaccagcactgtaccatatcagtcttcaccaccatcaccaccactgcccatcaccatcaccaccaccactaccatcatccccaTTAATCGCCGCCCCTtctactaccatcacaaccatcaccactaccaccaccatcttcattactcttaccaacaacaacaccagatcAGCTTACGTACTCACCATCAGTGCAgctacgtcaccatcatcattacaactaccactcactcacacctccagcatcaccactaccacgatccttaaaaaccaccatcgccacacctaccaccatcaccaccaccaccaccgctggggCGATCTGAAGCATCGCTAATGCAGGACTCTGGGCCGTGATGGCCAACCGTCGTCACGTACCCAACACTCAGCTATACTCGGGCTATCAATCACTCTCGCAGATCGTGTTCAAAACACCTTTTCAAAGTCTCGTATAATGTACAATAGAAAGTATAATTCTTTTATATACCGCATGAAGCTTTATGGTTATCAAAAATAGCATTTTTAATGTTATAAGAATTTCCTTCCATCCTTATGTTTTGACTCGGACGAATATGTCTTCATTTATTTCGATTTCCTGAACTCAGCGCTGGATAGTGGGAGGTATATTACAAACGATCGTACAAGACTGTTTTTTCTAATCTTTTGATCTCATTTCTACTTACTGTTTTATAAGAttttagccatatatatatatatatatatacatatatatatatatatatatatatatatatatatatatatatatatatatatatatatatatatatatatatatatatatatatatatatatttatatatatatatatatatatatatatatatatatatatatatatatatatatatatatatatatatatatatacatatatatatatatatatatatatatatatatatatatatatatatatatatatatatatatatatatatatatatatatatatatatatatatatatatatatatatatcaagtgagaCATATCCATGATGTAACTTAGTCTAGGTCTCTTCCCCGAGTTCATGTTATTTATACATCCCTACGTATTTTATTTTTCCAGAGGAAGAGGGACCATCTGAAGCCCCGCCAGCCCCCACCGGTAAGGCCCAGCTCGACCTTCCTGTCACGCCTGCTACCTCCCCCTAAGCCAGCCCTAAACTCTGGCTTAGGTGGagctgggggaaggggtagttACCAGATCCTTCCCTTGTAACGCGGCACACACCAGCAACCCTCCTGCAGGACGGCACTTAGGGATATACTACTCTCAGTTCCTTCACACTCGTAGCTTTCACTGTACAGCCTATGTACTCCCCTAACATTACTGGTAGTCTTGTATGAACGATAGTACGATGGTTCATTATAGCAGATAAAGCTGGTAGACGGAGTCGAAGGGACTTCTAAGCTTCGAACGTCAAGTTATAGCTTTTGTTAAACGTTTGACACAACACTATTACACCAGCCGATAGATATTTAGATGGACATCTCATTACCAGTAATGAGCATAAGATCTATTTACTTTCAAGGTATGATATACTGTGATATATTATGAATGCTACGGTTAATCTCATGCATTTCTGCCATACACTTTTGATATCttgtactcatcctcctctctgtaCTGTCGCAACAGGTGACGGAGTGGAGCCCGCGAGCAGcggctgctactactactgcgcCTACGACGGGGAGGTCTACTGCTGTGGCGATGATGTTGCTGCCAGTGAGTACAGCACCgtctgcctgcctctccctctgaCCCTTATGACCTCTTATTGCTCACCTGACGCtcattgcctcctcctccctggcgtgACCACTCTACATGACAGTCGAACCTTAGTGACACTTAGAGctacctctcccatcctctgtgttcccctcccacaccttcccctcctctgCAACAGCTCGTAATTTTGCGCGCTTTTATATCCCACCAGCCTTATCCAGTGTCCCTGACTCAGAGGTCATGTGTGGGCATCTGATTTAGTGTTAGAAAGTGAATCCTACACTTGATATTTTCTCCTGTTTCTGTCTCCCTCGTTTCTCTCGGATTTCCCGTGTTTACTGTATAGTTCCACACCTCGACTAACACATCTGCTGTAGATAGCAAAAATGAATTCCATCGCTCACTGAGTCACGATACACATCCGACAGACTGACAGGCGTCTTGCCATTCTCAGTTGTCATCACAACGGCTAACACGAGAGAATCACATTTTCGTTCCACAGTCCGCCTTATTTCTCTCTAACAGTAGCAGCAGATTTACTCCCTTCATATGGTTTTTCTGCCACTAGGCAGTAGGGTTGAGATCTTTAATCTTAACGTACATCACCATTAGTGGCGGATTttgccagttctctctctctctctctctctctctctctctctctctctctctctctctctctctctctctctctctctctctctctctctctctctctctctctctctctctctctctctctctctgtgctgtcgcttttttttttttttttgcatctcacaccacccacagaagTGTTCGAGAAACCTCAGATCCTGCCTGGACTCACATGTTTCACTGTCTTCCCAATACGTGATAACAAAGATTGTCTGGGGATTTCGGTACCTACTGCTGTTACCTTTTTCCTGACTTGACCCGACTGAACGTGTGCCATATCTCTGACATGACATTTTCCTCTCAAGTTATTTCCACGTTAGGTAGTGAACCCTTATAACTGTTTAATCCATAGCAGGAGCAGGTGACTCCCATCTTCGTGGAGACACGGACGGATCCTTAGTAGTAATCTTTTACCTCCTGTGGAATGGCTGGTGGTGTTACAACTCTGGAATCAGAGGAGATGCTACTACAGTTACCCGCACCCACCGTCATCCTACACTAGAGCATTCAGGAATGTGCTCAACACCACTGCTTCTCACTCTGCCAtacccaccacctccatcaccttccatccACCACTCAACCGTCGGTACCCCGCGACCTTCGCTGCACACATCCACAAGCGGCACCTGTTCTCACACTAACACCCATCTCCGACACCCACCTTCAACACCTACATTTGCACTACCACCCACTTCCAACACCTGCAGAGATAATATAGATAACAATTGACGATCTCTCTCTACAGTTCCTGACAACCATGACCCTCACACCGGCCGATGCCCTGAAGAAGAGGAACAGGTGTGCAAGAGTTCAGGGATCTTCCTAGTCACCAAGAAGGCTAAGGTAAGTCCAGGCAAAGTGTCTCAGTTGTTCGTCCACGATGctcctgttgtggtggtggtactgctaGTGAGTGCGTTGTGTGCGTGAGGTTTAGATGTGGTTCTTACTTTAGTCAAAGTAGTATACAAAGAGGCTTTAGACTTGTATAACTTATCATAAATACATCTGATACTGTTATACTTTGCAGATATTGTTTAACATTGTCTTATGTGTGGATATGAAAGGAGTCATGCAACAAACACATGCACTAATAGTCTCAGAAATCAACTAAAGAGGTGAAAAATCTCAGTCGAAGTCTTGTATTAGAAGATTCATCTGTCAGGTGCTGGGTGACGTCACTTTGAGTCAGTATGATGTAAAGTAAACAAACCACTTCATTGCCTGACGAGGTAGGGAGTACTGCGTGTAGAATTAAGAATAATTACCACAGTTTGCTTTGGAACACGAATAATTTCTCTTGCGTGATGTAGTCATACAAGGCAGGACCTTATTCACCCCATGACCTGTTGATTAAGTCATTACTAGAGCCTCGTCAGCCACTGAGTCTTGCTCATGGTATTGTACCACTCGTGGTCACATGACAAGGTGGATTGGCTGTAAATAAGGGCGAAAGAAGAGATTGAATGTGCAATATAGCTTTAAAATGAGACCTGGGCAAAATAGAGATGTCCAGTGAGCAtgtacctaaacacacacacgcacacacacacacacacacacacacacacacacacacacacacacacacacacacacacacacatcaataagtCATCCCTCCAGTACTTCTCGAACACGAACAAGATGTCACCCACTTGACCAGCTGTAGGCCCCGTAATAACTGAATCTGGTTTTCCGCAGTTGGCCAAGACTTCAGGCTCGATCCAGTTAGTGTCTGGTGAGGCTAAGCAGCAGCCCGTCTGTGCCTCCGACGGCTACTGCGCCGAGGACCAGAAGTGCTGCCCCAGCAAGTGTGCACGCCGCCATATCTGCATGAAGAGCCTCAGCGAGGAGAGTGACGAAGAGGAGGACGCGGACAAGAAGCTGTAGAGTTgcagacgatgtgtgtgtgtgtgtgtttgagagagagagagagagagagagagagagagagagagagagagagagagagagagagagagagagagagagagagtagaagagaaggggaaagtaaggcaggagagcaagaataaggaaaaaagaaggagagagagagaaagagaaaagagactgTCTTTCCCTATGACTTTCCAGTAACGCTCATCTTCTGGCTCCTcggaccaaaagaaaaaaaaaaaaaaaaaaagcatcgtagCGAGTATTTCTTAAGAGCTTCCGGGTGTGAGCGGGAGTGGAACCGCTGGGCAGAATTACACCATATTCGCTGTTCATGTCTTCGTGTAGACCAGTCGCCTGTTTTAGGAGTTCCTGTAGTACAAGTAATGATCCGCGTGCCTGCTGGCGTGTCTCAGTACCTTAAATCAGAGTGTTACGAGGGAAGAATAAGTGTCAGATACACACGCATGTCAGGACGATAGATCCCACGAGAAATATCGAAGACTTGCCACACAACAAAGTCTTCGTGAAGCTGCCCAGGTAAGACCGCTTGCTCCAGGCCTTAGCTTTCCCTCCATTAGTATATTTTGACTGAATACCTACCGATGCACTCCAGCGCGGGCTCGCGTATCGGCACAAGTAGTTGTGTTTCGGCAccttaaaggtaaaaaaaaaaaaaaatgttgttatCGGCTTTAATTTATTTTGTTACGCCGTAGATTTCTTAGCTGACGTTATGTTAGCACtcatcatgttgttgttgttgacgccTTTCTGTTACTAATGTGCACCAACACTGTGTCAGCAGCCGGCGTTTCACCTCACCATTGTTTTTCgctagagagggaaaaaaaaaaagaaaaattgtagcCAATAAaatgatatttaaaaaaaaaaaaattacgaaaatGATTTTAATTATGTATCCTCCTTGTGTCGGcgacgtcagcagcagcagcagcagcagcaggaatacCTCGAGGTCTTCATTTAGTCTGACGGGTAATcgaaggtatgtgtgtgtctcacacTAGGACCATATACTGTATGTAGTGAGAGCGCATGTAGTCAGTGAGAGCGCATGTGGTCAGTGTGAGCGCATGTGGTCAATGTTAGCGCATGCGgtcagtgtgagcgaatgtggtcaGTAAGAGCGCATGTGGTCAGTGTGAGCGAATGTTGTCACTGAGAGCGCATGTAGTCAGTGAGAGCGCATGTGGTCAGTGAGAGCGCATGTGgtcagtgtgagcgaatgtggtcaGTGAGAGCGCATGTGGTCAGTGAGAGCGCATGTGGTCAGTTTGAGCGAATGTGGTCAGTGAGAGCGCATGTGGTCGGTGAGAGCGCATGTGGTCAGTGTGAGCGCATGTGGTCAGTGAGAGCGCATGTGTTCTGTGAGTGCATGTGGTCAGTAAGAGCGCATGTGGTCAGTGAGAGCGCATGTAGttagtgtgagcggatgtggtcagTGAGAACGCATGTGGTCAATGAGAGCGCATGTGGTCAGTGTGAGCGCATGTGGTCAATGAAAGCGCATGTGGTCAGTGAAAGCGCATGTGgtcagtgtgagcgaatgtgatcAGTGAGAGCGCATGTGGTCAGTGTGAGCGCATGTGGACAGTGAGAGCGCATGTGGTCAGTGAGAGCGCATGTGGTCCGTGAGAGCGCATTTGGTCAGTGAGAGCGCATGTGgtcagtgtgagcgaatgtggtcaGTGAGAACGCATGTGGTCAGTGAGAGCGCATGAGGTCAATGAAAGTCCATGTGGTCAGTGAGAGCGCATGTGGTCAGTGAGAGCACATGTGGTCAGTGAGAGCGCGTGTGGTCAATGACAGCGTATGTGGTCAGAGAGCGCATGTGGTCAGAGAGCGCATGTGGTCAATGAGAGCGCATGCGGTCAGTGTGAGCGCATGTAGCCCATGAGAGTGCATGTAGTCCGTGAGTGTGCATGTGATCTTCTAGATCAACAAATGACGTTGTTAAAACTTTTTCGGATGGTGGTTATAACTTACCCTTGAAGGCCTTACCGACCTCGACAGTCAGTAAACCTGAAAGCCAAAAATGTATAACCAGTCAGCCAACCTGCCCCTGGACGGAccatatacatagtgagagtggagGTAAGTTGTATAGATATTTATAAGACCTGAAGTAAGTCATTTATAAACTACACCTTGACTAACTTAATGACTCTTAGCAGTTGATAAGCCTACCAACCTAACCTGCCGGAGGTGTGGCTCGCTTTTATGCTCACGACAAAAGCAAGCTTTATAAGGTGTTCTTAACTAATGTTTACATTTTAACCTTAATCTTTTATGCTTCATTAATGGAACACGACCACTTCTAAACCCTCAGGTCCTTACTTGACGGACCTTGACCTCGACAACCACAGTCTCACTCAACGTTATAACGAACAAGGACGTTGTTATAACGACCAGCCAGCCATTCTCGAAGATTCTCATTTGATGTTACCAAACTTTGACTACCTGTGTTGTATAACTCCATTATTCTTGTAATGTAGAAACAGCAAACACACCCTAAATGTGATGGTTCAGTGGGTACGAATGGTCACTAACACAAACAAGTGTTGAATAACTAATGGGTAGGAACAGCCCTACGCTCTTAAGAATCCAAATAACTCCAGCTTGCAATATCTAGCAACACCAACACTCGTAAACAGTGCGTGTGCAGGCTGATGCAACGTCCGAAGGGATGGAGGACCTTCCATCCATTTCAATTTCCTGGGATGAAGTCCTTCCAGGGTTGTGGCGGTGTGCTGCTGGGCGGCAGCCGCCACACCAGGTGTGGGCGGGTTCCACTCCGCCCCTCGCCACGGCTTCATAATCCCCAATGTATCGTACTCACTGTTACCCATCTGGTTTTAGCATATGAACAGACCAGTGTAGTCTCTCCGCCTGTCATATCTTACTAGTTGTTCATTTATCATCTTTAACATACAACGTAACACTTAACAAACCAAGTGTGTTAATGTATTAGATACTACGTACCAAAGTGTCTATCCTcgaggaaaagggagagataaTACTGCTCAGAATCTCCTGCGCGTCATAAAATGCGAGTGAGAGGGGGCATGAAGGAAAACAGAGGAGGGAGTCAAGTGAGAACttttcgggtgtgtgtgtggtggtgggatccTTACCTACTGAACTGCCATGCAAAGGAGGGAACAGAAAAagaggagccaaatgaggattttttctttttctttcctctaaggctcagtcatctgttcagaCAGTTACCTCTCTTACGCGGGAAATAGccaacaaatatgaaagaagacGCGTGAAAGATCCTATACACAGAACTAGTACTCCAACCTTCCATTTACAGTGATCTATGGGCTACATGCATAGTgacagtgtatgtggtcttagatcgTACAATTATCCCTATCACCAGAAGGTGTAAAatttttttcggttggtggatgtagcttaagTTGTCGGCCTTAATGAtccctggcagctgataggccgAAAGCCCAaagaaccaaccaatcaacaatgagGAGTAGAGCCATAAACAATTATGAGGTAATAATGGATATTTCATAGTCAGTCTTTGCACCAAAAATCCAACATTAACAACAACTGGGTCGGTttgttgcccgtaccgtctcagctaaaaaaAGAATCGTTATCAGCAATTTATTTAACCGTCTGTGCGTTTAGAAACTTGCAGTTTCGAAGCCGTACGAACCACTGTTGTTTACGGTCGACCATCAGATGAGACACTTCATTGTCAGGCGTGGAAGCAGGGAAGCCGGTCGGACATCGGTGGATGACGTTTTTTCTGATATAGTGTTCTTGTGATACAGTGACACAATGTGATTTAGACTGTAACATACATAGTGTTTAACGGTGTAAGAGGAGTTAGTGAAATCTTTCATAAACTTCTACAAACGTCTCGCATTTCGGTTATCATATAATGGTGAGCTAAAGGAGGCTCACTTACCAGGTTAGTCTCTGTTGCTCTGAGTACAGGAATATATACAAAACCTATTTTAGATGATGGTCATATGTTTACATAATATAATTCATATTCTTAGTTTTTCATATGTAGATGGGACAGAGGACTACTATAGGTGCGAAGGGCAGGTCAAGGTTATATCATCACACCAAATGGTCGTACAGTCCTGGTCTAGGATCTTATCATATGTACACGATTATAAGAGTCACAGAGCGAGAGAAATGTACGGTCATAAAGCATCAAATTATACGGAGTCCTATAGAGGGAATGTCTTAAGCATCATACCGGTAGTTTGGGGGAGTTGTCATCGTAGAAGTGGACgaaatggatattttttttgttgGGTAATTACGGTAATCGCTCATTGGTTCCAGAATGACCAAACGGCTCCATCAGTTCGATCACATCTTTGCTTAAATCatctttgtgcatatatatatatatatatatatatatatatatatatatatatatatatatatatatcatcccccaACCGCAACACTCACACTCAGTTCCG
The sequence above is a segment of the Panulirus ornatus isolate Po-2019 chromosome 12, ASM3632096v1, whole genome shotgun sequence genome. Coding sequences within it:
- the LOC139752057 gene encoding uncharacterized protein produces the protein MHRVALLLVAVMVVGSSSACKYWCKNPSNQEYECCDDGNPYFQPEEEEGPSEAPPAPTGDGVEPASSGCYYYCAYDGEVYCCGDDVAAIPDNHDPHTGRCPEEEEQVCKSSGIFLVTKKAKLAKTSGSIQLVSGEAKQQPVCASDGYCAEDQKCCPSKCARRHICMKSLSEESDEEEDADKKL